AACGTCGGCCGCCTGGACGCCGAGACCTCCGGGCTCCTCATCCTCACCAATGACGGTGAGCTCGCCCACGTGCTCGCGCATCCCAGCTTCGGGGTGACCAAGACCTACATCGCGCGCGTGCGTGGCACCGTCGCCCCGCAGACGATCGCGCGCCTGACCAAGGGCGTCGAGCTGGAGGACGGCCCGATCGCCGCCGACAAGGCGCGCCTGCTGCAGTCCCGGTCGGGCGGGGGCGACAGCCTCGTGGAGATCACCCTTCACTCGGGCCGCAACCGCATCGTGCGCCGGATGATGGCGGAGGTCGGCCACCCCGTGATCGAGCTCGTCCGCCGCCAGTTCGGGCCGCTGCACCTCGGCACCCTGAAGGTCGGCGCGATGCGCGACCTGACGAAGGAGGAGCTGGGCGCGCTGCTGACGATCTCGCGGCAGTAGCGCGGTTTCGGCCCCGACTAAGGTTGATCCGTGACTGATTCCGCCTCCCGCCTCGCCGGACCCGTCCGCGTGGTCGGCACGGGACTGCTCGGAGCGTCCGTCGGCCTCGGCCTGCGCGCCCGAGGCGTGGACGTCCTCCTCGCCGACGCGTCTCCCGCCCATCTGCGACTCGCCGCCGACTACGGCGCAGGCCGCCCGGACGACGGGGGAGCGGAGCCCGCACTGATCGTGGTGGCGGTGCCGCCGGACCTCGTCTCGCGCGTCGTGGCCGAAGAACTCGCCGCGCATCCCGCGGCCGTCGTCACCGACGTCGCCAGCGTGAAGGGCCAGCCGCTCGCCGAGCTGGTCGCGACCGGCGTCGACCTCTCCCGCTACGTCGGATCGCATCCCCTCGCCGGGCGCGAGCGCGGCGGCCCCAGCGCCGCTCGCGCCGACCTGTTCATCGGCCGCCCGTGGGTGGTCGCCGCCCGGCCCGAGAACGCGCGCGCCTCCGTCAACGTCGTGGAGGCGCTCATCCTCGACCTCGGCGCGACGCCCGTCGAGATGGCCGCGGCCGACCACGACGCCGCCGTCGCGCTCGTCTCCCACACGCCCCAGATCGTCTCGTCGCTGATGGCGAAGCGGCTCGCGGACTCCACCGCCGCCGCGCTCGGCCTCGCCGGTCAGGGCGTGCGCGACGTGACGCGCATCGCCGGCAGCGAGCCGGAACTGTGGGTGCAGATCCTCGGCGCCAACGCACCCGCGATCGTGGCGATCCTGCGCGCCTACCGCGACGACCTGGACCGGGTGCTGGCGGCCTTGGACGACGTGGACGCTGCCGGCTCGCGCCGCACCATCGCGGAGGAGATCGCGGGCGGCAACCTCGGCGTCTCCCGGCTTCCGGGCAAGCACGGCCAGGACAAGCGCTTCTCCAGCCTCGTCGTCATGGTGGACGACCGGCCGGGCGAGCTCGCGCGCCTCCTCGCCGAGCTGGGCGAGCTCGACGTCAACCTGGAGGACCTGCGCCTGGAGCACTCGCCGGGCGCGGCCTTCGGCCTGGCGGAGATCGCCGTGCTCCCCGAAGTGTGGCAGCGCACCGTGACCGACCTGACCGACCGCGGCTGGAGGATCGCCGGATGACCGACACCAACCCCATCGTCGTCGCCGTCGACGGACCGGCCGGGAGCGGCAAGTCGTCCGTCTCCAAGGCGACCGCGCGCACGCTCGGCTGGGCGTACCTCGACACCGGCGCTGCGTACCGGGCGCTGAGCTGGTTCGTCGTGCAGCGCCGGCTCGACCTGACCGACTCCGCGGCGGTGATCGACGCCCTCCCGGACTTCGACTACCGCATCGGAACGGACCCCGACACGTACCACGTGTTCGTCGGCGACCACGACGTCACCGAGGCCATCCGTCAGCCGGACGTCACGGCCGCGGTCAGCGCGATCGCGCGCGTCCAGGAGGTGCGGGACTTCCTCACCGGGCTGTTCCGCTCCATCGTCGCCCGCACGGAGAAACGCGGCATCGTGGTGGAGGGACGCGACATCACCACCATCGTCTGCCCGGACGCCCAGGTGCGGATCCTGCTCACCGCCGACGAAGAGGTTAGAATTGCCAGGCGTTCCGCTGAGCTGGCCGATCATTCCGCCTCTCACGTCGGTGAGGCCCTCCGCAGGCGCGACGCAGCCGATTCCCGAGTTGTGGACTTCATGAACGCCGCAGACGGCGTGACCACCGTCGACTCCACCGACCTCGACTTCGACCAGACCGTCGACGCGGTCATCGCGGTCGTACAGAAAGAGACCCATGTCTGACATCGACAACGAGCCAACGGGCGCCGACGACCTCGTCGAGCGCCTCGCGGACCTGGACGAGAACCTCGCGGTGCAGCGCGCCGCCGCCCTCCGCACCGGACTGGAGGAGTACGAGCTCGACGACACCGACCTCGATCTCCTCGGCGCCGTCACCGAGGACCCCGACGCGATCACCTACCTGCCCGCGCTGCCGGTGCTGGCCATCGTCGGTCGCCCGAACGTGGGCAAGTCGGCGCTGGTCAACCGCATCCTCGGCCGTCGCGAGGCCGTCGTGGAGGACACCCCCGGTGTCACGCGCGACCGCGTCTCCTACCAGGCGGAGTGGAACGGCCGGCGCTTCACGTTGGTCGACACCGGCGGCTGGGAGCCCGACGCCCGCGGCATCGACGCATCCGTGGCCGCTCAGGCCGAGGTCGCGATCGACCTCGCCGACGCCGTGCTCTTCGTCGTGGACGCGACCGTCGGCGCGACCTCCACGGACGAGCACGTCGTCCGGCTGCTCCGCAAGACGGACAAACCCGTGTTCCTCGCCGCCAACAAGGTGGACGACGCCCGCCAGGAGCCGTACGCGACCGAGCTGTGGTCGCTCGGGCTCGGCGAGCCGTGGCCGGTCTCGGCCCTGCACGGCCGCGGTGTCGCCGACCTGCTGGACCAGCTCCTGAAGGCGCTGCCGGAGGTCTCCAAGGTCGCCAAGCGCGAGGTCGGCGGACCGCGCCGCGTCGCGATCGTCGGCCGCCCGAACGTCGGCAAGTCCTCCCTGCTCAACAAGGCGGCGGGGGAGGAGCGCGTGGTCGTCAACGAGCTGGCCGGCACCACCCGCGACCCTGTGGACGAGCAGGTCGAGCTGGGCGGCAAGGTATGGCGCTTCGTGGACACCGCCGGCATCCGGCGCCGTGTGCACCTGCAGCAGGGCGCCGATTTCTACGCGTCGCTGCGCACCTCCACCGCGCTGGAGAAGGCGGAGGTCGCCGTCGTCGTGCTCGACGTGTCCCAGCCGATCAGCGAGCAGGACGTCCGCATCATCGACCTCGTGCTGGAGTCGGGCCGCGCGCTCGTACTGGCGTTCAACAAGTGGGACCTCCTGGACGACGAGCGCCGCCGCTACCTGGAGCGGGAGATCGAGCAGGACCTCGCGCACGTCTCGTGGGCGCCGCGCGTGAACATCTCCGCCCGCACCGGACGCCACCTGGAGAAGCTGGTGCCGGCCCTGGAGCTGGCGCTGGAGTCGTGGGACACCCGCATCCCGACCGGCAAGTTCAACGCCTTCCTCGCCGAGCTCACCGCGGCGCACCCGCACCCCGTCCGCGGCGGAAAGCAGCCGCGCATCCTGTTCGGCACCCAGGCGACCAGCCGGCCGCCGACATTCGTGGCGTTCACCACCGGGTTCCTCGACCCCGGTTACCGGCGCTACATCATCCGCCGCCTCCGCGAGGTGTACGGCTTCGAGGGCAGCCCGATCGTCCTCAACATGCGTGTCCGCGAAAAGCGCAAGCGGTAGCCCCACTCCATCTCTTCCGGAGTTGTGCACGCTCGGCACCGGCGTGTCGCGTGCATAACTCCGGAAGCGATTGCAGCCCGGGGAGGGGCGTGCCTCGGTTGGGGGGGTTTGTACCCCGGTTTGTCCTCAGTAGTGTGGACAACTGAGAGAGCTACCCGACTGCGCTACCCGAAGGCGCAGGCTCTCGTCATCGAGGACGCATACCCGAAAATGAGTTCTACAAGTTCATACACGCACGCCCGAAAACGGCAATGGGGCGCCGAGCGCCGCACCGAACCACTGCCCACGGTCCACCCGAAGCCCTCGGACCGGAAAGTCACCTGGAGCCGCGTCGCCATCGTCGCGACGATCATCTTCTGGGCGATCTACGTCGTCACCACGATCATCCGTCAGTTCCTCGTGCTCGGCACGCAGGACTTCCGTTTCACGATGGAGGCGATCGGCTACACGGTCGTCGTCACCTTCCTCACCTTCTCCGCGCTGATGTACCTGGTCGCCCGGCAGGGCGCACTGCAGCGTTTCCAGAAGCACGTCCGCGTTCCGCGCGCCGAGCTCGACCGGCACTTCGCCCAGCATCAGCCGTCCATCACGGTGCTCGTGCCCTCCTACGCGGAGGAGCCGGAGGTCGTCCGGATGACGCTGCTCTCGGCCGCGCTGCAGGAGTTCCCCTCCATGCGCGTCGTGCTGCTGGTCGACGACAACCCGAACCCCACCGAAACGGCCGTGGCCGAGCGGCTGAACGCCACCCGCGCCCTCGCCGACAGCATCACCGGCCAGCTCGCGGAGCCGCGGTTCCGGTTCAGCGACGCCCTGATGCGCTACGAGCTGGCGGATGAGCGCGCGTTCGTCTCCGACGAGACCGCGCTCGAGCTGGCCGACCACTACCGGTGGGCCGCCGAGTGGCTCTACGCCCAGGCCGACGCGCACGGCATCGAGGACCACGTCGACGTCTTCTTCGCCGACCAGGTCCTCCGCGCGCTGGGCGACGAGCTCGCCCTGACCGCGGAGGCCGTGACCGCGGCGATCGGGGAGGGCGCCGCGCTCTCCTCCGACCGCGTGGCCCAGCTCTACCGCCGCCTGGCGTGGACATTCGACGCCGAGCTGATGATCTTCGAGCGCAAGAAGTGGGCGTCGCTGTCCCACGAGGCCAACAAGGCGATGAACCTCAACGCCTACATCGGCCTGATGGGCGGCACCTACCGCGTCGAGGAGACGCCGGACGGCCCGATCCTGAACGCCGTGCCCGCAGGCGCCCGCCGGCCCGGCGACATCGAGATCCCGGACAGCGACTTCCTGCTGACCCTGGACGCCGACTCCATCCTGCTGCGCGAGTACTGCCTGCGGCTGACCTATTTCCTGCAGCAGCCGGACAACGCCCGCGTCGCCGTGACGCAGACCCCGTACTCGTCGTTCCGCGGCGCCGGCACGCGCATCGAGCGCCTGGCCGGTGCGACGACCGACATCCAGCACATCCTCCACCAGGGCAAGAGCTTCTACGGCGCGACGTTCTGGGTCGGCGCGAACGCGGTGATCCGCAAGCGCGCGCTGGAGGACATCGTCGAGACCGAGTGGGTCGGCGGCTTCGAGGTGCGCCGGTACATCCAGGACCGCACCGTCATCGAGGACACCGAGTCGAGCATCGACCTCGGCACCCACGGCTGGACGCTCGTCAACTACCCGGAGCGGCTCAGCTACTCGGCCACCCCGCCCGACTTCGGCTCGCTGATCGTTCAGCGCCGTCGCTGGGCGAACGGCGGCCTGCTCATCCTGCCGAAGCTGTGGAGGCAGGTCCGGGAGCGCAAGCGCCGCGGCGAGAGCGTCTCGCGCATCGAGCTGCTGCTGCGCGTGAACTACATGGCCTCCATCTGCTGGGCGAGCTTCGGCCTGGTGTTCCTGCTGGCGTACCCGTACGACGGCCGGCTGCTCAGCCCGATGGTGCTGCTGGCCGCGCTCCCGTACTTCATCAGCCAGGCGAGCGACCTCCGTTACGCGGGCTACAAGGCCACCGACATCTTCCGGATCTACGGCTTCAACCTGATCCTGCTGCCGGTGAACCTGGCCGGCGTGCTCAAGTCGATCCAGCAGTCGCTGACCGGCAAGAAGATCCCGTTCGCCCGCACCCCGAAGGTGAAGAACCGCACCGCGTCGCCGCTGCTGTACGTCATCGCGCCGCTCGCGATCATCGGCTTCTCGCTGTTCACCCTGTGGCGGGACTGGAACGCGCACAACTGGGGCAACGCCGCGTTCGCGGCGTTCAACGCCTCGCTGGCGATCTGGGCGCTCGTCGCCTACATCGGCATCGGCAACACGATCGTGGACATCTGGCTCGGCCTGACCAAGCCGCTGTACGTCGAGAAGAAGCGCAAGCGCTCCGCCCCGGCCTCCGCCCCCGCGACCGAGTCGATCGACTGGCGTTCGGTGCTCTACCACGGCCACGCCGGTGGGGACGTGCCGCACCTCGAGCGCACCGCGGTGCGGGATGACGCGCCGCTCGACGCTCCGTCGGTCGACGGCGAGCGGCAGGCCGCCTGATGTCGCGCAAGGACAGGAAGGCCGCCTCCGTCGGCGGCTCGGAGACCGACCGTCTCCAGGCCCCGGAGTCCGATTCCGGCCGCCGCCTCTCGCCGCTGCGCGTGATCGGCGCCGCCCTCGTCGCGGTGGTCGTCGTCTCGGCCGGCGTGGTCGGCTTCCAGTGGTGGAGCGCGCGGGCGTCGGTGGACTCGAAGCCGTGGTTCGCCTCCTATGTGGACGTGACCGCGACCCCGAAGTACGCGTTCGAGAGCCTGGGCGCGACGTCCACCAAGGACGCAGTGCTCTCGTTCATCGTGTCCGACCTGACGAAGCCGTGCACACCCTCCTGGGGCGGCGCCTACACGATGGACGAGGCGCACGGCTCGCTCGACCTGGACCGCCGGATCGCCCGCCTGCAGCAGCAGGGCGGCACCGTCGCGGTGTCGTTCGGCGGCCAGCGGAACGAGGAGCTCGCGGTCGGCTGCACCGACCCGTCGGCCCTGAAGAACGCCTACGCCTCGGTCGTCGACCGCTACAAGATCGGCACCGTCGACCTCGACCTGGAGGGCGACGGCCTCGTGAACGCGGACGCCTCCGCACGCCGGGCCACGGCTATCCATGACCTCCAGCAGGAGCGCCGCGCCGCAGGCAAGAGCCTCGCCGTCTGGCTGACCCTCCCCGTGTCGCCGACCGGCCTGACCGTGGACGGCACCAACGCGGTGTCCGCGATGTTGAAGGCGAAGGTGGACATCGCGGGCGTCAACCTGATGACGATGGACTTCGGCGCCGCGAAGGAGGCCGGGAAGTCGATGGCCGCGACCTCCGAGGCCGCGCTCACCGCCGCCCAGCGCCAGCTCGGCGTGCTCTACGACCGGGCCGGGACGCACCAATCCGACCCGAGCCTGTGGGCGAAGATCGGCGCGACCCCGATGATCGGCCAGAACGACGACCAGGGCCAGGTGTTCGGCCTCGCCGACGCCAGGACGCTGAACGCGTGGGCGATCTCCACGGGCATCGGCCGGATGTCGATGTGGTCGGCGAACCGCGACAAGACCTGCGGCTCCAACTACGTCGACACGAGCGCGGTGTCGGACGCGTGCAGCGGGGTGGACCAGGGCAAGGCGACCTTCGCCGGCCTCCTCTCGAAGGGCTTCGACGGCCGCATCGTGCTGGGGGAGGGCGCGGTCACCACGGCCGAGCCGACCTCCGCCGCCGCGACGGACGACCCGGCCCACTCGCCGTACCCGATCTGGTCCGGGAGCAACTCGTACCTGAAGGGCACCAAGGTCACCTGGCACCACAACGTGTACCAGGCCAAGTGGTGGACGAAGGGCGACATCCCGGACAACCCCGTGCTGAACCAGTGGGAGACCCCGTGGGACCTGGTCGGGCCCGTGCTGCCCGGCGAGACGCCGATCCCGCAGCCGACCCTCCCGCCCGGCACCTACGCGGTGTGGAGCGGCGAGACGCCATACGACAAGGGCGCCCGCATCCTGTTCGACGGCGTGCCGTTCGAGGCGAAGTGGTGGACGAAGGGCGACAGCCCGGAGGCCGCCAGCGCGAACCCCGACTCGTCCCCCTGGGCCCCGCTCACCCAGGACGAGATCGACACGATCCTGGGTGGTGGTACCACCCAGAAGTGACTCGACGGCGGGATGCTCCCCCTGCGCGCATCCCGCCGTCGACCCAGCCTGGACGCACCGCTGCGGGGCGGGAGGTCCGGGCGTCGCGTCGCGCCTCCCTCGTCGGGAGGAAGGCCGCGCGGCGCTGTGTCGGCGGGGCCTGTGGCTTTCGGGTTGGTCACGACCGGCCCCGCCGACACGCTAAGATAGACGAGTTGTCCTGCTTGGCGCTCTCACGGCCTGGGCGGGACAGCAACGGGCTGTGGCGCAGCTTGGTAGCGCACTTGACTGGGGGTCAAGGGGTCGCAGGTTCAAATCCTGTCAGCCCGACGCAGAAAAACACCTGGTAAAGGGCCGTTTTGGAGCAATCCAAGGCGGCCCTTTTCATGTGCCTGGAGGGCCTACCACTACCATTGCCACTACCATTCTCACGCGAAGGCGGTGCTCAGGTAGTCCATCGCCGTCGCTGAAACCTCGGGGGAGACGTGCCCGTAGATGTCGCCGGTGATCGCAACCGACGAATGTCCCAGAATCTCGGATACCACCTTCAACGGGACGCCACCGGCAAGCATCGTTGACGCTGCGGAGTGACGCAGGGTGTGCAGCCCCACCGTGGTAGGCAGCCCCGCCTTCTTCGCTGCCAGCTTCAGCGAGCGGAGGAGGTTGCGCGGGTCACGCGGCGTGCCCACCTCCGTGGTGAACACGAATCCGGTCTGCACCCAGGCCGAACCAAGCCGCAGCCGCCCCTCCGACTGCTCCAGTCGCGCAGCGCGCAGAACGCGCTCGGACGCATCGGTCATGTACACCGTGCGTCGCGACTTCTCCGTCTTCGGCTCCGTCACCAGCAGCTCGGACCCTACGCGCGCGAGGGTGCCGCGAACGCGGATGGTGCGGGCGGTGAAGTCGATGTCCTCCCATCGCAGCGCCAGCGCTTCACCACGGCGAAGCCCGGTGTGCAGCAGCAGCTCGAACACGGGTCGCGCCGGGCTCCCCGTCGCTGCATCGAGGAGGTGCCGCACCTCATTAGGGTTCAGGTAGGCGGCTTCGTGGTGCTCCACTTTCGGGCGGCGAAGGGCTGCTGCAGGGTTCTTGCCCAGAAGTTCATCGCGCACCGCAGAGTCGAGGATGCCGCGAAGGATCGTGTACACCGTGCGTATGGAACCGGAGGCGAGCCCCCGGCCTCGAAGCTCAACGACCCATGCCTCGATGTGGCTGGGGAGCAGCTTGTCCAGGACACCAGCGTGGTCGCGGTCAAGAGTGCAGTGAGCGACCGTGCGTCCACCGACACGCTCGCCCTTCGGCTCCGCATCCTCAGCGTTGTCACATAGGGAAGACTCGACCTGAGCAAGTCAATGGTCCAAGGGGGCTATGCTCGCTGTCTCACGGTCTCGAGGGTGCCGCTCACTCTTCGGATGCCGCGATTCTCCAGTGAGTACGAGGATTCGCTTGCACGTCCACAGAGTACCTAGTCCCCTCAGGAATGCCGAAGAACGTGGCGAGGGTGGTCTCCGACCCGTCGATCGTCTTTGCCGAGGTCGGGACGCACGGAGCGGCGGCACTAACGCCCGCTCCGTGCAAGGTCACCGTGATTGTTCCCTTGCCGACGCAAATCACGTTGACGTGCACGGCTCCTCCGCCAGCCGTGAACTTGCCAAGCGATGCGTTGCTACTGCCGGAAACCGGAGCGACAACGGTTGAGCCCGGAGGAGACGAGACTGTGAGCGGTCCGTCTACGGATGGTGCCGAAGGAGAACATCCGGCCAGCGACGCTAAGAGGGCGAAACCCCCTGCCACAACGGCTGCCCGTGGGGTCCCCCTATCCATATCGAGAGGTTACCGACTCGACGGTGGGCGAACCTGCAATCCGGCCACCCCATTTCGGGAGCGAGCTTAGCTCTGGTTCCCATTCGTTTGCGCCACGCGCGCCACACCGGGCACACCATGCTGCCCAGCGATGTCCATGAAGCAACGGCTCCAGATTGGGGTCGCACCGAGGCGCGCAGTGCTGTGCATCGGCAGGGGAGTCAGGATCGCACCAGTGACACTCGCGGCACACTCTTCACGGTAGTGTGCCGGTACCCCCGGGAAATTGGGCACCCCCCCACGCGCGGGGCGGACAGGTCGGAGTATCGCTCTAGCGGGTTCGCATCCCGAACTGGGGGCGATCTCTGGGCCTAGTCCGCTGTAGCTTCAGATCATGGCCACGGTGCGAGAGATTACATCGACTCCCGAAGAACGCGAGGCGATCGCACTGCAACTTCTGCCGGTCAAGTTTGCCCAGCTAGAAGACCTGGTGAAGCGCTCACTCGAAATCTCGGTTCAACCCGGGAGTCGTATGGCGCAAGACGACAAGGCCACTCCGTACGACCCAATCTCGTTCCAGGTTGCGCATCTTCTCGCTAGCGCGTCTGACCATCTAACAATGGCGAAGGAGCACGTCGAGAAGATCGGCTTGCCGCCCTACGCCTGGCATGTTCTCATCCGTGCTGCGCTGGAGTCGTGCGCGCTCGGCTTCTGGCTCCTGACGCCGGGCGTGCTTAGCAAGCGTGTCTATCGGTCGGTTCAGTTCGTTTGGAACAACAGACTGGCCGCGGATGCCTTCACGAAACGATCTGGTGCTCACACTCCTGAGACCACCGCCAAACTGCGTGAACGACTTGACGCGATCAAGAACAGCGTCAAGGGTAACGCCCAGCGAAGTCTCGACCGGGAGTTCCCGAGTACGACGGATATCCTCATCGAATCGGAGCGCTGCGTCCCCATCCAGGATGGGTTTTCCGGGCTGGATGTCTGGCGAGCATGTAGCGCCTTCTCGCATTCGAATCGCACATTCGCCTTGGGCACACTCGAACGCAAGCCCGTCGCGCGGCTAGGCGAGAACGCCTCAATGTTCAGGATCACCAGCTCGTATGCGACATTCGTCGCAATGCTGAACGTGGCGCTGACCTATCTGGAGACGCTCCTCGTTATGGTCGAAACGCGGTCGAAGGCCTAACGCTCAGTGCCCGCGAAATTGCTCGGCCTCAGCTGCGCTCAGCTGCCAAAACACGCGATGGTGCTGTGCCAAGATTTCACTGCTTGATGAAGGAGAAACGCCCGTGCACGACCTGCTGCGAGGAATCGTTGAAATGTTCATGGGCTGCGTCGTCGTGCCCGCGGGCGTTCTGCTTTGGCGTCACGCAGAGGGGGCGGCCAAGTCCTTCCGCCGCCCGGGTTCGACCCTCTTTGGGGATAAGGCCGCTGACACCGTGTACACGGCCTCGAACGTGAAGTGGGCCGCTGGCGGGTGGGTGGTCATTGGCTCAATCATGTTCGTCAGTGGTTTGGTCACCATCATCCAGCTTCACTAGACGGACCGAAGATCACCCGGCGAAGTGAGTCACCCTCTCTTGCCGTCTTGGGCGGCGCAGCGCCGCCAGCGCAGGTCGCTGCACGGGCCCCAAGCGGGTCTTCGTCCCACTACCATTTCCACTACCATTTCGCGCTGGTTCACC
This genomic stretch from Leifsonia sp. EB41 harbors:
- a CDS encoding tyrosine-type recombinase/integrase; translation: MYTILRGILDSAVRDELLGKNPAAALRRPKVEHHEAAYLNPNEVRHLLDAATGSPARPVFELLLHTGLRRGEALALRWEDIDFTARTIRVRGTLARVGSELLVTEPKTEKSRRTVYMTDASERVLRAARLEQSEGRLRLGSAWVQTGFVFTTEVGTPRDPRNLLRSLKLAAKKAGLPTTVGLHTLRHSAASTMLAGGVPLKVVSEILGHSSVAITGDIYGHVSPEVSATAMDYLSTAFA
- the cmk gene encoding (d)CMP kinase, translated to MTDTNPIVVAVDGPAGSGKSSVSKATARTLGWAYLDTGAAYRALSWFVVQRRLDLTDSAAVIDALPDFDYRIGTDPDTYHVFVGDHDVTEAIRQPDVTAAVSAIARVQEVRDFLTGLFRSIVARTEKRGIVVEGRDITTIVCPDAQVRILLTADEEVRIARRSAELADHSASHVGEALRRRDAADSRVVDFMNAADGVTTVDSTDLDFDQTVDAVIAVVQKETHV
- a CDS encoding glycosyltransferase family 2 protein, translating into MSSTSSYTHARKRQWGAERRTEPLPTVHPKPSDRKVTWSRVAIVATIIFWAIYVVTTIIRQFLVLGTQDFRFTMEAIGYTVVVTFLTFSALMYLVARQGALQRFQKHVRVPRAELDRHFAQHQPSITVLVPSYAEEPEVVRMTLLSAALQEFPSMRVVLLVDDNPNPTETAVAERLNATRALADSITGQLAEPRFRFSDALMRYELADERAFVSDETALELADHYRWAAEWLYAQADAHGIEDHVDVFFADQVLRALGDELALTAEAVTAAIGEGAALSSDRVAQLYRRLAWTFDAELMIFERKKWASLSHEANKAMNLNAYIGLMGGTYRVEETPDGPILNAVPAGARRPGDIEIPDSDFLLTLDADSILLREYCLRLTYFLQQPDNARVAVTQTPYSSFRGAGTRIERLAGATTDIQHILHQGKSFYGATFWVGANAVIRKRALEDIVETEWVGGFEVRRYIQDRTVIEDTESSIDLGTHGWTLVNYPERLSYSATPPDFGSLIVQRRRWANGGLLILPKLWRQVRERKRRGESVSRIELLLRVNYMASICWASFGLVFLLAYPYDGRLLSPMVLLAALPYFISQASDLRYAGYKATDIFRIYGFNLILLPVNLAGVLKSIQQSLTGKKIPFARTPKVKNRTASPLLYVIAPLAIIGFSLFTLWRDWNAHNWGNAAFAAFNASLAIWALVAYIGIGNTIVDIWLGLTKPLYVEKKRKRSAPASAPATESIDWRSVLYHGHAGGDVPHLERTAVRDDAPLDAPSVDGERQAA
- the der gene encoding ribosome biogenesis GTPase Der, with protein sequence MSDIDNEPTGADDLVERLADLDENLAVQRAAALRTGLEEYELDDTDLDLLGAVTEDPDAITYLPALPVLAIVGRPNVGKSALVNRILGRREAVVEDTPGVTRDRVSYQAEWNGRRFTLVDTGGWEPDARGIDASVAAQAEVAIDLADAVLFVVDATVGATSTDEHVVRLLRKTDKPVFLAANKVDDARQEPYATELWSLGLGEPWPVSALHGRGVADLLDQLLKALPEVSKVAKREVGGPRRVAIVGRPNVGKSSLLNKAAGEERVVVNELAGTTRDPVDEQVELGGKVWRFVDTAGIRRRVHLQQGADFYASLRTSTALEKAEVAVVVLDVSQPISEQDVRIIDLVLESGRALVLAFNKWDLLDDERRRYLEREIEQDLAHVSWAPRVNISARTGRHLEKLVPALELALESWDTRIPTGKFNAFLAELTAAHPHPVRGGKQPRILFGTQATSRPPTFVAFTTGFLDPGYRRYIIRRLREVYGFEGSPIVLNMRVREKRKR
- a CDS encoding chitinase, which translates into the protein MSRKDRKAASVGGSETDRLQAPESDSGRRLSPLRVIGAALVAVVVVSAGVVGFQWWSARASVDSKPWFASYVDVTATPKYAFESLGATSTKDAVLSFIVSDLTKPCTPSWGGAYTMDEAHGSLDLDRRIARLQQQGGTVAVSFGGQRNEELAVGCTDPSALKNAYASVVDRYKIGTVDLDLEGDGLVNADASARRATAIHDLQQERRAAGKSLAVWLTLPVSPTGLTVDGTNAVSAMLKAKVDIAGVNLMTMDFGAAKEAGKSMAATSEAALTAAQRQLGVLYDRAGTHQSDPSLWAKIGATPMIGQNDDQGQVFGLADARTLNAWAISTGIGRMSMWSANRDKTCGSNYVDTSAVSDACSGVDQGKATFAGLLSKGFDGRIVLGEGAVTTAEPTSAAATDDPAHSPYPIWSGSNSYLKGTKVTWHHNVYQAKWWTKGDIPDNPVLNQWETPWDLVGPVLPGETPIPQPTLPPGTYAVWSGETPYDKGARILFDGVPFEAKWWTKGDSPEAASANPDSSPWAPLTQDEIDTILGGGTTQK
- a CDS encoding pseudouridine synthase, with translation MSAEAAQGERLQKVMAAAGVASRRVSEDLIVAGRVTVNGQVVTELGRRVDPATDRVAVDGTAVQLDTSRRYVMLNKPVGVVSSMRDEQGRPDLSRFTADYPERLFNVGRLDAETSGLLILTNDGELAHVLAHPSFGVTKTYIARVRGTVAPQTIARLTKGVELEDGPIAADKARLLQSRSGGGDSLVEITLHSGRNRIVRRMMAEVGHPVIELVRRQFGPLHLGTLKVGAMRDLTKEELGALLTISRQ
- a CDS encoding prephenate dehydrogenase; this translates as MTDSASRLAGPVRVVGTGLLGASVGLGLRARGVDVLLADASPAHLRLAADYGAGRPDDGGAEPALIVVAVPPDLVSRVVAEELAAHPAAVVTDVASVKGQPLAELVATGVDLSRYVGSHPLAGRERGGPSAARADLFIGRPWVVAARPENARASVNVVEALILDLGATPVEMAAADHDAAVALVSHTPQIVSSLMAKRLADSTAAALGLAGQGVRDVTRIAGSEPELWVQILGANAPAIVAILRAYRDDLDRVLAALDDVDAAGSRRTIAEEIAGGNLGVSRLPGKHGQDKRFSSLVVMVDDRPGELARLLAELGELDVNLEDLRLEHSPGAAFGLAEIAVLPEVWQRTVTDLTDRGWRIAG